In the Afipia sp. GAS231 genome, GGCGGCGGGATTTTGGGCAGTCACGTGACCTCACAGGACAGATAGCGTGTTCGGAGATATATACGAGGAAGGCGTTAGCTGGGCCAATAATAACAACGAGGAAGCGTTCCATGCAGCCGTTCGGCCGCCGTTCGATCCTGATTGCCTGCGGAATCGCGATGTTCGCAGGCAGCGCCTTGATAAGTGCTGGCGGCGCCTTGGCCGAGAATTATCCATCCCGTCCGGTCAAGATCGTGGTGCCGTTCCCGGCCGGCGGCTCCAATGACATCGTCGCCCGCGTCATCGCGCAAAAGCTGTCGGAGCGTAACAACGGACAGACAGTTTTTGTCGAGAATCGCGGCGGCGCCGGCGGCAATATCGGCGCCGAAGCGGTCGCGAATTCGGATCCGGACGGCTACACGCTGCTGCTGACGGCGCCTCCGCCGCTCACCATCAATGCAGCATTGTACCGCGACCTGCGATACGATCCGTCAACCGCATTTGCACCGGTCGGGCTGATCGCCTCGGTACCGATCGTTCTCGCTGTGCATCCATCGACTGGAATCAAGAACGTGCGCGAGTTGGTCGCGCTCGCCAAGGCAAAACCAGGCACCTTGTTTTTCGGATCGTCCGGCAACGGGTCGACCAACCATCTTGCCGGCGAATTGCTCAAGAGCATGACCGGCATCGATATCGTGCACGTCCCTTACAAGGGCGCGGCGCCGGCGATGAACGATCTCGTTGCAGGCCACATCCCTGTCATGTTCGACAACATCCCCGCCGTGCTGCCGCAGGTCAGGGCTAAGAACATCAACGCGATCGCGGTCGCAGGTTCGAAACGTGCGGGCGCCCTGCCCGACGTGCCGACCGTCTCCGAATCCGGCGTGCCCGGCTTCGAAGCCTCGGCCTGGTTCGGACTGGTGGCGCTGGCGAAGACACCCGCGCCGGTCCTTGCGAAGCTGGAAGGCGACATC is a window encoding:
- a CDS encoding tripartite tricarboxylate transporter substrate binding protein, which codes for MQPFGRRSILIACGIAMFAGSALISAGGALAENYPSRPVKIVVPFPAGGSNDIVARVIAQKLSERNNGQTVFVENRGGAGGNIGAEAVANSDPDGYTLLLTAPPPLTINAALYRDLRYDPSTAFAPVGLIASVPIVLAVHPSTGIKNVRELVALAKAKPGTLFFGSSGNGSTNHLAGELLKSMTGIDIVHVPYKGAAPAMNDLVAGHIPVMFDNIPAVLPQVRAKNINAIAVAGSKRAGALPDVPTVSESGVPGFEASAWFGLVALAKTPAPVLAKLEGDIDAILKMPDVQKRFDELGAEPGTISGAAFGKFLADETAKWTKIIRESGAKVD